In a single window of the Dreissena polymorpha isolate Duluth1 chromosome 3, UMN_Dpol_1.0, whole genome shotgun sequence genome:
- the LOC127874668 gene encoding uncharacterized protein LOC127874668 isoform X1: protein MFGNVPVTFVDEHKHLGLTLSSDGKWNNHINNIMTSASKILGVMRKVEYKLSRKCLNQIYFTHLRPLLEYACVVWDGCTLYDKELLEKIQNEAARIVSGLTRSVSLRNLYTEVKWPSLEKRRSYLKLINIYKMHNGQCPNYLNNLLPPTVHEQSSLNLRNAEDYTILSRRTLLYSRSFLPSAINLWNSLPIEIRNIDTISKFKTSLKQLFNLCEDNPPYFYIGDRHSSILHARLRNNCSNLNSDLFINHLKNTPLCACGNDAENAEHYFFYCHTYHLQRIALFTALRSFHPLNCEVFLYGKPSLNNENNTIIFNEVKKHIFYDKAIHCLATFFHFAGQDLLLSLLLYVLLSLLISFFV, encoded by the coding sequence ATGTTTGGTAATGTACCCGTAACATTTGTTGATGAACACAAACATCTCGGTCTTACGCTAAGCAGCGATGGTAAATGGAACAACcacataaataatattatgaCTTCCGCGTCGAAAATCCTTGGCGTTATGCGAAAAGTTGAGTACAAACTATCAAGAAAATGTCTAAACCAAATATATTTCACACATTTGCGACCATTATTAGAATACGCGTGTGTTGTATGGGACGGTTGTACATTGTACGACAAAGAATTACTTGAAAAAATCCAAAATGAAGCCGCGCGTATTGTCTCAGGCCTAACCAGATCCGTCTCACTTAGAAACCTTTACACTGAAGTTAAATGGCCAAGTCTAGAAAAACGACGAAGTTATCTAAAACTAATTAATATCTACAAAATGCATAACGGTCAGTGCCCCAATTACCTTAATAATCTTCTCCCaccaacagttcatgaacaatctTCTCTTAATCTTAGAAACGCGGAAGACTATACTATTTTATCAAGACGAACTTTACTTTATTCACGCTCGTTTTTACCATCTGCCATTAATCTATGGAATTCGTTACCTATTGAAATAAGAAACATTGACACTATTTCGAAATTtaaaacttcattgaaacaattatttaatttatgcgaAGATAATCCCCCATACTTTTACATTGGGGATAGACACTCATCAATTCTACACGCGCGCTTAAGAAATAATTGCAGCAACCTAAACTCAGACTTattcattaatcatttaaaaaacactccCCTATGTGCGTGCGGAAATGATGCTGAAAATGCGGAGCATTACTTCTTTTATTGCCATACATACCATTTGCAGCGAATAGCTCTATTCACTGCGCTAAGATCGTTTCATCCGCTTAATTGTGAGGTGTTCCTTTATGGTAAGCCTTcactaaataatgaaaacaacaccatcatttttaacgaagttaaaaaacatatattttacgaCAAAGCGATTCATTGCTTagctacttttttccattttgctggacaggacttattactatctttattactatatgtattattatcattattaatatccttttttgtataa
- the LOC127874668 gene encoding uncharacterized protein LOC127874668 isoform X2, producing MLWINIKYKTVNIPRKPDDLFHSDVTHEEVKKPRFNPATLSDMTTPTPRPNTRSATSVSDGNTARSVEFTAVRHPSKLLEIGPEKYVIGVT from the exons ATGCTTtggataaatattaaatataagacaG TGAACATTCCGAGGAAACCCGATGATCTGTTTCACTCAGACGTCACGCACGAGGAGGTGAAAAAGCCTCGTTTCAATCCCGCCACACTGTCGGACATGACAACTCCAACACCAAGACCAA aTACGCGTTCCGCTACATCAGTCAGTGACGGCAATACCGCTCGCAGCGTGGAGTTCACTGCGGTCCGACACCCTTCGAAACTTCTAGAAATTGGTCCAGAGAAATACGTGATCGGTGTGACGTAA